One segment of Brassica napus cultivar Da-Ae chromosome C3, Da-Ae, whole genome shotgun sequence DNA contains the following:
- the LOC125583948 gene encoding uncharacterized protein LOC125583948 produces the protein MHLEELQAKDARLAKNETLLWKNHTEHFTEWLKNKIHLDSKDSHSKEIRWLAFGPRNVALAHKGFIINGQRFHTDAVKLKTQNSGVTYEAFSMCRSSARDMRQVADMITYYGVIKEILVIDYHMFKVPLFRCNWANTANGVKEEDGFTLVNLHMNQAAYLKDPFILPSQAKQVFYSREDDASNWYVVMRAPPRGYHELETEEDLGGAPLPVQEVDDMGDDMDDDSVYVRDDCEGLLVVD, from the exons ATGCATTTGGAAGAGTTGCAAGCTAAGGATGCTCGATTGGCTAAAAATGAAACTTTGTTATGGAAAAACCATACTGAACACTTTACAGAATGGCTTAAAAATAAG ATTCATTTAGACTCAAAAGATAGTCATTCTAAGGAGATAAGGTGGTTGGCATTTGGACCAAGAAATGTTGCTTTAGCACATAAAGGATTCATCATCAATGGCCAACGGTTTCATACTGATGCGGTCAAGCTGAAGACACAAAACAGTGGAGTAACTTATGAAGCCTTTAGCATGTGTAGATCAAGTGCAAGAGATATGAGACAGGTCGCGGATATGATTACATACTATGGAGTGATAAAGGAGATTTTGGTCATCGACTATCACATGTTCAAAGTGCCACTCTTTAGATGCAACTGGGCAAACACAGCGAATGGTGTGAAGGAAGAAGATGGCTTCACTCTTGTTAACCTTCATATGAACCAAGCAGCCTATTTGAAAGATCCATTCATTCTACCTTCTCAAGCGAAACAGGTTTTCTACTCTAGGGAGGATGATGCTTCAAATTGGTATGTTGTTATGAGAGCACCACCTAGAGGTTATCATGAGTTGGAAACAGAAGAGGATTTAGGTGGTGCTCCTTTACCtgtccaagaagttgatgatatgGGTGATGATATGGATGATGATAGTGTATATGTTAGGGATGATTGTGAAGGTTTATTAGTGGTAGATTGA
- the LOC125583107 gene encoding uncharacterized protein LOC125583107, producing the protein MVYGKACHLRVELEYKAAWAVKLLNFDIKPATERRMIQVHELEEIRHLAYESSKIYKEKTKAYHDKRIIAKRFKPNDKVLLFNSRLRLFPGKLKSRWSTPFTVKEVRPYGAVVLLDRKGDEFVVNGQRIKHYLADSTIAEGEEIPLSDPPSA; encoded by the coding sequence ATGGTCTACGGTAAGGCTTGTCATCTTCGTGTCGAGCTCGAATACAAGGCTGCATGGGCGGTCAAGTTACTGAATTTCGACATCAAGCCAGCAACTGAGAGGCGCATGATCCAAGTCCATGAACTGGAAGAGATAAGGCACCTCGCCTATGAGAGTTCCAAAATTTATAAGGAGAAGACCAAAGCCTACCATGACAAGCGAATCATTGCCAAACGTTTCAAACCAAACGATAAGGTCTTGCTCTTCAACTCCAGACTTAGGTTGTTCCCAGGCAAGCTGAAATCTAGATGGTCCACACCCTTCACCGTTAAGGAAGTCCGCCCTTACGGAGCTGTTGTGTTGCTGGACAGAAAGGGAGACGAGTTCGTCGTCAATGGTCAGCGCATCAAGCATTACCTTGCTGACTCCACTATCGCAGAGGGTGAAGAAATTCCCCTAAGCGATCCCCCATCAGCATGA
- the LOC106373991 gene encoding uncharacterized protein LOC106373991 yields MELIKELLFPLQMPPRTKQSANRTKKTNNTPPPRAQQPISASYPWPREQEDEPINLDDPMLLDFNCDGWDKETASRYNALLKVEILPTCFCHAETLVELGIDEDVFETLQAMGISPLCYATHELYPDLVRQVLATATISYEDCSAPSYANCSFSFMADGEYCSLSLDKLNEIYEIANEPRGVAVAKKFAPSNTFWELITTGNFTPGKAYQSHIRNPELRVIAKIISNLLFAKDQTSKVTNGKLQTLYAGIEDEIRASGSGIPITKVKTNPGFHFITMLCERRLCLMHGTNKKDRSGSLLTPLFKHFGIDLSKYKVNTEIQYLDIRYLMACHIMRDEDTYSVSDKEGTQLFVKLPHPEITRLSEFDNIRFFPPPELLCTDPRAAAPDADMEDVEDITPDADPSYDL; encoded by the coding sequence ATGGAACTCATAAAAGAACTTTTATTTCCCTTGCAGATGCCTCCACGCACCAAGCAATCGGCCAatagaacaaagaaaacaaacaacacCCCGCCACCGCGAGCACAACAACCAATCTCCGCCTCTTACCCATGGCCGCGAGAACAGGAGGATGAGCCAATCAATCTCGATGACCCTATGCTTCTAGATTTCAATTGCGACGGGTGGGACAAGGAGACAGCTAGTCGGTACAATGCTCTCCTCAAGGTCGAGATACTACCTACCTGTTTCTGCCACGCCGAGACTCTCGTTGAGCTCGGTATCGATGAGGATGTATTCGAGACACTGCAAGCGATGGGGATCTCTCCCCTTTGTTACGCTACGCACGAGCTCTACCCTGATCTAGTCCGCCAAGTGCTCGCCACTGCCACAATCAGCTATGAGGACTGCTCTGCTCCTTCCTACGCCAACTGCTCCTTTTCATTCATGGCTGATGGAGAGTATTGCTCCCTGTCCCTCGACAAACTCAATGAAATCTATGAGATCGCGAATGAGCCGAGAGGGGTAGCAGTGGCGAAGAAGTTCGCcccatcaaacaccttttgggaaCTCATTACGACTGGGAACTTCACACCCGGCAAGGCCTACCAGTCACACATCAGGAACCCGGAACTTAGAGTCATCGCAAAGATCATTTCAAACCTCCTGTTTGCCAAGGATCAGACCTCCAAAGTGACAAACGGGAAGCTGCAAACCCTGTATGCAGGTATTGAGGATGAGATACGCGCCTCAGGGTCTGGCATTCCAATCACGAAGGTCAAGACGAACCCAGGCTTTCATTTCATCACCATGCTTTGCGAGAGGAGGCTCTGTCTGATGCATGGCACGAACAAGAAGGACAGAAGCGGTAGCTTGCTCACACCGCTCTTTAAGCATTTCGGTATTGATCTCAGCAAGTACAAGGTGAACACAGAGATTCAGTACCTCGACATCAGGTACCTTATGGCTTGCCACATCATGCGAGATGAGGACACCTACAGCGTCTCTGACAAGGAGGGTACCCAGCTGTTCGTCAAGCTGCCTCACCCTGAGATCACCAGGCTCAGCGAGTTTGACAACATACGCTTTTTCCCACCACCCGAGCTCCTATGCACTGATCCTCGTGCTGCTGCACCTGACGCGGATATGGAAGATGTCGAGGATATTACCCCAGACGCTGACCCATCATACGACCTCTGA